AGCGAAATAACAATTGTTTTGACCCCTCGGGGTTTAAGGAAAACACAAACTACGAAGACTTCTTGGCAGATCCGAGTCTCTTCTTCCTTGATGAGGAAGAAATGAGGAAAGTTGAGGTAGAAGGTGACTCTGATGGCTCCTAGCTTCCTTGCTCCATGTTACGAATAAAAGTGTGGAATGTGAGTGACTGAAGATGATGATGCCGAACCCCCTGGAAAAACTCCCTTCTGTGTGCGTTCTCTCCACTATTTTTAGGATGCCATTGGGCCAAAATCCCTATGTTAACCTCATCTTGTCTTGACATTAATGCCCTTGAGAtatcatcttcttctctctctcctatGACTCACCATCTCATttggtgaactccacttgatcaacttgctgGTTGGGCAGGCTCCATTGCTTGTCCGCAACTGATCAGTTTGTCTTCGGTTCTGGCCATTTCTCGCTTCTTtcctgagttgatcaagttgttcatGCTCTTTGCCGCTCCAACACTTTTTAGCCACTGCACACTCAAATTTACCACTTTTTTCACACATTATCACCCTTGTTACTGTAATAAACCTCTATAAAACCATGTTTGTaacgagccttatcaatactctctattctctttctctcatatttctctctctataaTAAACAATGAATCCGGATGGAAGTCCCCTGTACACTGGTGTTCCCTCGTACTCCGACCGGGTCACAAGAGGATTCAGCTTGGGCCGACGACAGGGGCTAGATCACTACAACATCGTTTCAAAAAAACGATGTTCGACACTATCAAGATGCTCACTTTACAGAGGACGAGAGCTCCAAATCCCATCTCACTCAACTCTTCAAACAAACCAAGAGGATGTTGAGAATGGATCCCGATGTTGAACGAGACAACTCAGCTTCCATTATTAGTGTTTTTTATTGTATtatgattttcaattttttcttcattgtagatattttttaaaaattaattaagtatgTTTTGCTCTTGGCTTcaatttatttgtattttgattttactttaattgataaacacaaaaataaaaataattaaaaatagttGTGAGTTGGAAAATGGGATGTATGGATTTACATGGCACTATGCATATGTTTGGGCTGAAGACTAAAATACTGACATGacaggaaaaaaataaagatggACGAATTTATAGGACGGATTATGTCTTTTGTCACAAAGATGGACGAATTTATAGGACGGAATTATGTTTCACTATTCTGATCAATGCTCTTATACTTCAACGGACGACGTATATAGGTTTTAGTATATTCTGTGAGTCATCATGTAACTAtacgaaaaaaatatattaaaacgaCGTATACTACATGCTCAACCAGTCTGCCTCTGATATTTATATATGGAacatttattttgtttagaaaCTAAAATCAACTAAACTAGGCGTAAATTAATAACAACTTTATCCCTTTAATTTCACGGCGCGTGGACACGAGAAATGCAACTTGTAGATATTCAAATTGTTTACGTCTACTATTATTTGAAAGGGAAATATACAAATGGCGCAGCCTTTttggagtattaaattatattCTTCCTTGAAAGATAGTCATTAAAAGCTGTTTGTGGACAAATGCTGTGTGAATGTCGTCAAACTACGTCTTTCCAATAATATAAAGTTGCATAATACTTTTATTGGATTTCTCAATCAATTATTGCAGTATGGTACACaacaaaaatacataaaaaaaaaacaagttcCCATATCCTATTTTGTGATAATTCCAttgttttctaattttatttccGTTTAGAAAGATTATGGGTGACAATATGAGTGTTACAACATATCTAATTGATGAACAATATGAGTGTTCTGTCTCACTTAAAtccattactccctccgtcccaaaagaaTATATACTTTGGGTtcaacacgaattttaatgcaaaattgggaaagtaagagagatgcagagataaaaagtaattaaagtattgttagtggagaatatgtcccacctcattagagtgaaaagagttttccaaattagaaaatgcatattattgtgagacggactaaaaagaaaatagtgcatattcttgtgggacgaagaAGTATTAATTAACGTGAAAATCCCCTTAATACCAAGTTTGATTGCATTGATATCCATGATTCTATATAACCTTTATAGTATTTGGTTTCATAATAGTAAAATCAACATAAACTAGAAACTCCCCATCACCTAACACAAAGCTACCTTTCCAATATTAGTATTTATTGTTCAACAAATCTAGGAGGCTATTCCATGTGTACCCATCACATTAAAAAACATCAAGGTTATGTTATTACTTTATGAAGAATTGTGACAATAACGAGTTGGAATGACTAAATTTTCTTGTGTGTGTCCCAAAATTTTGGGGTGCTAATTTCTATAGTGGGTAAATGGAAGAAATATTGATGCTTGAATTAAACAGTTTGCGTCGATTGAGAATGAGTTGTTGGAGTCGTCTTCATCTGATTGCAGTAGTCATTCAATTTTGCTTTTCCTTTCTTTAAATTATCATCATACAAAACCAATCACATTAGCCTTGTTCATGATGGGATTTCCTTCCTTTGTTGCTGAAACCACTCATTTCCGATATTGTTCTAACTTTAGCAAGGCCCCATCTAGTGTGGAAAATGCCATAAAGTTAGAATAAAATACTTGGATAGCAAGCACTTTTCGTATTGCCTTTGAGGTGGGTGATTTTGCATTCCTTTTGTATTGCGGAAGCAAGCCATGGATGAAGATAACAACATTGAAGAGAGGCTGCTGAgtttcaaagaagaagaaggtagcAATTTGAAGCGCAGAATCTGTAGTGAATCGAAGAAAATATGGAGGATTGCAACTCCCGGTGTGATCTCAAGAGTGAGTTCATTTGGAACCATAGTGGTAACGCAGTCATTCGTTGGGCACATAAGCGCGGTGGATCTTGCTGGCTACGCACTCGTTCAAACCCTCAGCGTCCGCTTTGTGAATGGAATACTGGTAACTAAACTAACATATACTTACTTGCGTAGATGCGGGAATGgataattaatagtagtaataagtttTGTTGAATTATATTGGCAGATTGGGATGTCGAGCGCAACAGAGACTCTATGTGGGCAGGCATACGGGGCGAAGCAGTATCACATGATGGGAATCTATCTCCAGAGATCATGGATCATTGATCTCATCACACTCCTCATCCTGCTTCCTGTCTTCCTCTTCGCCACTCAAATCTTCAACCTCCTCGGCCAGGATGGAGCCATCGCCAAATCTGCTGGATACATCTCTCTCTGGTTCATCCCGTTCGTCATCAGCCTCATCTTCAGCCTCACCGTGCAGATGTACCTGCAGGCGCAGCAGAAGAATCTCATCATCGCCTGGCTCTCGGCTCTGCAGTTTGCCCTCCACCTTCTCTGTTCCTGGCTCTTTGTCTTTGTTCTTGAGCTTGGACTGCCTGGCGCGATGGCTGCCCTCTGCATATCTTCGTGGTTTCTGGTTGTCGGGGAGTTCGTCTACATCTTTGGCGGGTGGTGCCCCGAGACGTGGAAGGGCTTCTCCAT
This portion of the Salvia splendens isolate huo1 chromosome 10, SspV2, whole genome shotgun sequence genome encodes:
- the LOC121752043 gene encoding protein DETOXIFICATION 24-like isoform X2, translated to MDEDNNIEERLLSFKEEEGSNLKRRICSESKKIWRIATPGVISRVSSFGTIVVTQSFVGHISAVDLAGYALVQTLSVRFVNGILIGMSSATETLCGQAYGAKQYHMMGIYLQRSWIIDLITLLILLPVFLFATQIFNLLGQDGAIAKSAGYISLWFIPFVISLIFSLTVQMYLQAQQKNLIIAWLSALQFALHLLCSWLFVFVLELGLPGAMAALCISSWFLVVGEFVYIFGGWCPETWKGFSIAAAKDLWPVFKLSVSSGAMICLELWYYAILVLLAGYTTDAQVSISAFSICLNINAWIVMIILGIMGAACVRVANELGSGNAEAVRFSIKVIMAISLTMGIVFWILCLAFGKSIGYLFTNEEEVAETISGLSILLAFTVLLGSIFPVLSGVAVGSGLQSKVAVINLICFYGIGLPVGIVLGYWFNLGVQGIWVGLTGGVLTQTCSLSTLIWRTNWDEEVSKTSARLKKWYLESPSDNDKNIEC